GATCAGGAGTGGGAATAGAGAGAGACCTACCCCTTCCCACCCTCTGGTTGGAGTGTCTGAAATTGGGAAGCTCCAGAGGAAAGCTAGGAAGGGTAGCCACTGTGTGGCAGAGAGCCCCTGTCTATGCCCTCCCCAAGCCATGCCACCACCACTGGACCTCCTCATCCCTCTGCTCAGGAGGGAAGACAGGTGATGGCCGGGGGACAGCCTGCCTCTCCTATGTGCAGGAAACTGCCAACAGTCTGTGGAGGCCGCACCCTGGCTTTTCCAAATGAGAGGAGCTCTTCAGGCCGAGAGGCACCTCAGCCAAGCATTTCCCCCAGTTTTGTACCCCTCCTGCCAATGCCCCACTGAGTAAAGTTGAGCTGTGTCCCCTGCCCATTCCTTTCTGATCAAAACCCTGGGGTCCCACAccaagaaaggaaggaggcaaCATTAGAGGGGAGAGGCCAAGGGCACAGAGGTACCCATGGAGTTAGTGCAAAAGCAGGCACGGCTCAGCCCTGCCTGGGTGGCACTGGCAGTTAGGGGCATGCGGAGAGCCCTGGACAGTGATTAGAGGGGGCGTTAGTGCAGGCCTGGTTGGTAAGCGTGGAGTTAATTTGGCACAGAATTTGGGAGTGTGGTTTTGGGGGCCAGAGCCAAAGCTCCCAAAAAAAGGTGGGAGGGTCAAAGAATTTTTAAGAGCTTCAAAATCAAGGGGCAGGAGGTAGACACTCTCAAAAAATCCAGAAGGAAAATTAATTCTTGGAAAAATACTGTCAAGTCCAGAAATAGGTGGCCCCTCTCCACTTCGGAGCTTTTGGCACGTTGTTGGGCATCTTGGGCGTGGCTGGCACGGCCCCTGTGGGACGGAGCGGCCCCTGCAGGCTGGCACGAAATCTGAAAGGGTCAGGGGCAGGAGCTGGGACCGTCTGGGGTGGGAGGCTGCAGATCCTGAAGGCTCAGGGGAAGCAGGGACCTGAGGGCCATCTCCCAAAGACCACATCCTGAGCACCGGAGCCATGCTTGGAGGAGGATGTCCTCCAGGTGCAGGGCCCCAGACCTGAATCACTCCCCAGCCACCGGTCCCTTGTGCTGTCTCATCACCCAAGAAAGGGCTTTGGCACTTCCTAGAAGGGGCACGAAGGGCCCAGAATGGCAGGCACCCAGGCACCCAGAGGTAGAACAGAGACCCAGGCAGAGGAGACCCCAGACACCAGCCCAAACCCTGGCAGCGCCCTCCAAGCTGGTACTTTCCACAGAAGACAAGGCCCCCTAACCCTGGAGGGGCCCAGAGACCAGCCGGTCTGCAGGATGGACAATGAGGTAAGGGGTAAGGGGCCCCAGAGAAGGCatctctcctcctttcccagGCCACTGGCACCCAGCATTGAGCCAGACCAGGTGTGGGTTACCTTGTCCCTCTCCTTTTGGATGCCTGTCTCCAAGGTCACCAGCTTCTCCTGCAGCTGGTCCACCGCCTTCTGCTCCTTCTGCAGCAGCGCccgctctgcctccctctccccctgcagTAGCGCCCGCTCCATTTCAGCCTGGAGGCAATAGCACGGTCCACGTCAAGGCCACTTAAGGCAGCTGGACTCACGCCTCTCTGGGGCCGTCACTGTGCCTGGGGAGGGGTCCAGCCAGGACTCTCGCTCTCACCTCTCGGGCCGACTCCTGCAGCTGCTGCTCCAGCTCCTTCACCCGGACTTTGAGCTGCTCCACTCGCCCCAGCACCTGAGCCCGCTCCTCTTCCAGGGCCAGCACCTCTCCCTGGAGCTTGGCACTAGGTGCATCTTCGTGCTGGAGGGAAGCGGAGCCATCACTGGGGAAGCCTAGAGCCCTCCAGGATGAAACTAAGAACAAGGATCCCCATTTCTCAGGGTGCCTGGAAGGAGCAGCTGGACTGAAATAGGAGGAAATTCCCCTCCCTGCAAGGGGAGCACTATGGCTTGGCTAAAGGAATAAAGACTCACCACTGAGTGCCAGGCCTGGGTGGGGCCCCAAGGAAAGGCAGGTCATAAAGCATATTTATAGCTTGGAAACTCATCAACACCTCCCCCACTTccttgcctcccccacccccttttttttggccacgctatgcagcatgcaggatccctGACCCGTGCCCCATGCCCCATGCCCCGTGCCCCGTGCAATGGAAGAGTGGGGCtgtaaccagtggaccaccagggaagtcccgcctcCTCATTCCTACACCTCTCATCCCTGATGTCATCCCCAGTTTCAGTTACTTCCCCCTCACTGGACCTTGGCATCCACCACATATGCCTGCCGGCCTCCTCGGCCTCCAGCGGGCCCAACCCCAGCCCCGGCCACCCTGCATCCCACCTCCTGCTGGGTCCCACCTCCTGCTGGGTGCTCTCAGTGCTACTGCACTCCTCCTTGAGATTCTCCTCGTCCGAGCGCTCCACACTCTCCCACAGGCGTTGGGTGGTGCctccaggctcctcattgctccGCCCAGAGGCCCCAATGCCCCCTGCCAGGCCTCGTGAGGGCCTCCGACCAGCCAGAGCCAAGGCTGCGGCTGCCTCCCCAATGCTGGGCAGCTCCCCGGCCTCAGGGCCCCCATCGGCCCGGCTGTACTCGGCACACAAGTTCAGGATGGTCTCCAGGCGCTGGCGTTCCTGGGAAGGGTGGACAGAGCAGGGCGTaaggggaggaggctgggtggggaggggggctagAGCTGGGCACCGTGTCCTGTCAGGAGAGAGGACTAGGACACCAGGGGCTCAGGCTCAGAATCGAGTCAGGAGAGCCCAGATCCCAAggtctggggagggagagggaaggagggcggGTGCCCCAGAGGCAGGCGGGAGGAACCAGGCTGTCATGCCACCTGCCCACGTGGCCAGCCCCTCCCATcttcctgtttcctctccctTCGCATTCTGTCCCAGGGTGGGCTTCCTCATGGACACACAGGGACACatccagacacacccagaaacacACACTGGTAAGCAGACTAAAGACCGCAATGAGACAGATAAACACGCAGGTGCTCACGCTGACACGGATACACATAGATCCAAAGACACCAGGGCCCACAGAGACACTACCGCATAGCAGCACTGACACACACGGACACAACACGTGCCCTGGGCCTGCAATAACAGACagctacacacaaacacacgagTCCTGACATGCACAAACGCACActggcgcacacacacacagataaacacAGTCTAGCACACAGACAGGTGGGCACTGACACAGACAGGGCTGCAACACAGACCCGGGGCCCACAGGGACCGGACATGGGATCACACAAAGATGTGCTCAGCATATATTCACCTTGCCCGAGAGGCCTGGGCCCTCCTCATCCCCATCTCAGCCCCCAGGCACCCTCAGGCAGCCCTCCGTTCCTTCCCAGCAGGGCAGGCTGCTGCCAGCACTTGAATGCTTGGGCCCAGGTGTCAGGGCTCCACGGCCCGGCTGCTGCTtcgcccaccccctcccccacacagtcCACCCAGATATCTCCCAGGGGCCTAGGAGGTGAAGGAGGGACAGTACAGGCATGCTCCTGGTCTGTGCCCCCTCTCCCGCTCATAACACCCCAGACCTGCAGCTTCCTCTAGGCTCCCATGGCTCCCTGGGGTCCCTCCACCTCTGGTGTCTCTCACCACAGTTTGGCCACGACCCCCCAGACACTTACCCAGCTTCCCTCCTGCTGCTTGCCCAGTTCCATGGCAAGAAAACCAGGAACAGAGTCTCAGCACCCAGGAGGCTGGGCCAgtgcccccgcccctgccccaggaCCCAGATAAGCAGCTTGGTTGatgtgggaggggcagggcaggcagcctCCAAGATTTAAAGTGGCAGGTGGAGCAGGTCAGGGCTGGTGAGgcatgtgggggtggggcgggggcagggcttGGGATGGGAAGGCTGGATGGAGTTGAGGGAGGCTGGGTGCACCGCTCTGCCTGTGCCGGGTTCACTGCCCCCTCTCCAGAATGAGACCCCAGGAGGAGGGAGCCAAGCACTCTTGTCTAGGCCAAAGCAAAAACAGTGAGGAGAAGATATAGCAGCGGCAAAGACTGGAGGGTCCTGCCTCATCCCTCCCCGACCCACACAAACACATGGTCCCACACCCTCACCTCACCCAAAGCTGTCCCAACCTCTTCTGAAAGGGCTCCAGATAAAGCTCAGTCCTGATTCTCTTCCTCAAACCAATCCCAGTCTCCCTGGGCCCCCAGAAACCCCATTCTTCTGCTCACCAGGGAAAGAGGGCAGAATCTACTTTCTTGTGCATGTGCTCCAGTGTGTACACACCAGCCAGAGCCCCTCCAGCTCCCTGTGCTATCTGGGGAATCCCAGCCCCTACCCAGCTCAGATGCCTTCTCCAGGACAGCTGCCCAGAGCCACACCCAGCCCCCGAATGTACCCACACGtgcgtgcacgtgcacacacaccagcacacacaATTACTATCACACAGACTGACCTGGATCAGCCAGGGGCTGCCCACCCCGCTGTCTTCttctcccctgccacccccatTTCCAGGCGATCCTGCACGGGCCAGGGTGAGCCGCTCCCACCCATTTACAGAGGCCaaagagaagcaaggaagaaGGACCAGAGGCTTTTCAAAGAATAAGCCTTGGAAagacaggagacatgggttccaatcccagctctgccagaaCTTGCCGTGTGACCTTGTATAAACCcattcccctctctgggcttcagcctTCTGATAAGACCTGCTTCTCCAACTGAGAGGTACAAAGCCTCAACATAAATGTGTGTTTTCCTAGAGCTTCATTGTATTCACATTGTATAATGTGAAACTTAATGTATATGTGAAAACAAACATTGTGTTATAGAATAAATACAAAGTTAGCATGAATCTGAAATAAGGCCTTAGAGACTTCAAAGAAAGTTCTTCCTCAGGGCACCAGAGCCTTGAGATACTGGTCACTACAGCGTATCCTGAAAGTGGAGAAGCTTGGGAAGCCCAGGCCCTGTCCacaggcccctccctccctgccagctGGCCCGCCCACACCCTGGCAGAGCCCCTGCCGTGGATGCCAGCAGCCTCCCTGGCATCCACTCACCAGCCTCTCCATCTCCTGCTCCCGAAGCCGCTCTTGGCGCTGCCGCCGGTGGTACTCCAGGAGGTCATCTTCATTGTCACTGATCTCCGTGATGCTATTTTTCCGCTCCCGAGTGACAGGCACTCGCAAGTCCCCGCTGGAGAGCTTCCTCTGGGCACGGGGGCTCTGGCGGGGTGAAGCCCCAGTCAAAGAGCCCAGACTGTAAGCCGGGCTCAGCCTGCCACTGAAGCTGCCCTTGCGGGGTGCCAGGGACTCCCCGAGTGTGGGCGAGGGACTCCGTGTCCTACGGCCCCGTGCCCCCAGAGTCAGGGAGAAGTCCTCTGGTGGAGCCCCATGGGCCGCCCAGCGCCGGGGTCGGGGACTCTCTGCCACCTCCCTGGTTAGTTTGGGATCTGGGGTGGTCCTGGCAGGCATGGGGGCGAGAGCCCTTCGGGACAGAGATGGACTCAAGGGAGGCAGTTCTCTCATACTGTCCAGGCCCCGCCGGCCTAGGCGGGGACTCTCGGGAGGCTGCAGGGTGCGGGTGGCTGGCCCATCCGAAAATGTTCGGCCCACCAGCTGGCGTGAGGGGCTGGTGGTCAACACCCGCTCAGTGCCTGGCGGCTCCCGGAAAGGGCTGGGAGGGCGGTCCTGGAGCGTGCCCATCTTGTTTCGGGGAGCAGGCACTGGAGGCTGGAACTTGGGGCTGCCAGGAATGCCGGTGGGTTGGCCGCGGGCACCAGAAGCCGGGTATTCACTCAGGCTGATCGCCACCACGGGCAGCTGCCCACCAGGCCGGGGGCTCTCAGTGGCTCTGCGGGCCTCTGCCAAGACAGTGGCTGCAGGGCTGTCTGTCAGCAGACCTCggaggccagggctgggaggCCTCTCATGACCCCCCTTCCTGCCCAGCCGGGGGCTCTCAGAGGGGCGAGCGCCACTGGGTCGGGACTGTGGGGGCTGCAGGGCCAAATGGTAGCTAGAGGACCGGGCAGGCACCAGGGGGGGCATGGAGGGTGCTGGCTCCTGCCCACTGGGGGAGTGGCTGGCACAGCTTCCACTGCTGGCTGGTGAGGAGAGTGGAGAGAAGGCTGGAGAGGTGTTCTCATAGCTGGAGCCCACGGACATGGCACCAGGGCTGGTTGGGGGGGACAGCAGGTAGCGCCCACCGTTGGCCATTGGTGACAGTGGGGAAGTTGCGGCAGCCTTCTTGCCCGCAGCTCCAGGCTCCTCTAGCACCAGTGAGTCCATGATTTCCTGCAGGTCCTTCTCAATAGAGCTCACCAGGGAGCTGTGGCTGCCACAGGCGGAGGGTCCCCTGGTTGCAGGCTGCGGGGTGTGGTTCCCGTTCACCAGACTTTCCGATTCTGCTGAAGGGAAATGCAGAGAGGCCTCAGGCCCTGGTCTTCACCTCCTAGGCCCTCGGGAGCTGCGTATGCACAAGAACGAGCACTCCCCACCTCCTGCTAGCAAAGTGGAGCTGCAAAGGCTCTGGAGAAGCAGCCAGGAGCCACTAACCTGCTGTGCAACCTTCCCCGAGTCACTTGCCCTTGGTCTTCCTTCTGTAAAGGAAGAGGGCTCTTCTGGCTCTAACATTTTATGACTTATGACAGAGCTGGCAACAGTGCCAGGCACTTCTAGGCCTAGTTGTTGCCTACTCACCCCAAGGTTAATTTCCtctctgccttggtttccccaacCTCCTTGACCTCTTCTTCAGGAAGGGCAGGTAGACATTCTGCAAAGGGCTTGGGGGCATGCTAGGGAGCGGGCCAGAAGTTCCAGGGGGTCCCAGTCTAATAGGGACATTAGGGCCTCCCAACACAGCAGCCAAGAcccaggaaaacacacacacaaagcctccAGGGCTGGGCAAACGGTGTGTAGGGCACCACTTTATCCAATCAGAAGCAAGGGAGGGGCCTGGCCCTGAAGGCCAGTTCCTGGAAGCCAGGCTGGCCAGCAACTAGGTGCAGCTCAGTGCCTCCAATTAGCCCATTAAGCTACGCCAGCAAGATCCTGCCtttgccctgccccagccctcgtCAACCAACCAGGAGTCTCTGGAATCACTGCCCCAACAGCTGAAGGAGTGGCATGACaaggccagggtgggggcagggtaaAGCTACCCAGAAAGCGGACTGGGAACCCAGGCTTCTGAGCCCCCAAGGGCCTAGAAAAGGcaagggggtggaggagaagggaaagccTTTGCAAGACTGAGTCTGGGTCCAAAATTATGGGGACTGTGTGGGACCAAAGGCAGAGGGGTTGCTGTGGATACTGGTGATCCCAGTGGCCACCCATCTTTCCTCAGATCCCCAGATGATCCACTGAAGCCACTGATGCCACCCCCCTGGGTGTACCCGACATACACGTCCACCTGTCCCAGTACCACGTCGACACCGGGCATCCCACAGCCATCTGAATGCCTGTGCAAAGTCTGGGGTGGCAGGTCTACCGAGCCTCCTGGTCTGCACCCCACCCGCTAGGCAGCTGGGCCGAGGGGGGCTGTGCCGGTTCCCGGGGACAATCACCAACTCTCCTCTGGGGATCAATAATTCACACATAAACTGCAGCTGCCCCACTGAGTCATCAGCTGGCACGGcatggcctgggggtggggcagggcccaAAGACATGATCACAAGCAGGTGggacccccccaaccccagagcTTAGAGCAGCTCAACCTGATGCTTCCTTCTGCCCCCTCAGGCCACCCTCAAGGGTGAGGCTCCCTGGTGGTGACATAAGAGGGTCAAGGTCCCAGACACGGAGGTGGCACCTTCCGGGGCAGTGGGACACAGGCTGGCAGAGCCCCCCCCATCCCTCAGCCACATGATTCCTCAGTTCCAGCCAAGCAGCACTTCTTGGATCTCTCCCAGTGGCCAGACTGCTGGCACTCTCCAGCAGTGGCCCATGGCAGGTGGCAGCAAGCCCAGATCATGGGTATTGTCCTAACCTGACACTACAAGTGTGGCTGGAGTAGGGAAGGAGGAGGACTGTCCGTGGGGGGCCATCAAACAGCCACCTGCCCCAACTGGGTACCTACCTGGGCCGGGACCATAGGGGGTGCCTGGGGCCCGGCCCCCTGCCGGAATCATGCTCTTCATCCACTTGGCTTCAGCTGGGTGGTTAAAACGGAGGAAGGTGGACTGACCCAGGCACAACATGCAGCCTGCAGAGAAAGCAAACGCTCGGAAGGGCAGGCAGGGCTGAGGCAGCCCTCACCCTGCAGCACCAGCAAGCTCACCCCAGGCTCCAAAGAGCCATCCCCACCTGCACCCACAGCGTCCACGTGGTCCACACCTGACTCCGCCTGCGCCTGAGGCCCCAGCTCAGGGCcaagtggaaagagcactggttTGTAAGTCCAAGTCCTAAATTTCCTTCACACTACCTGTGAGATCTTTGGGTAAAGTCACTTCACCTCCCTGAGTCTAGTTCTCTCATGAGAAAAATGAGGACAATAGCACTGACCTTGCAGAGTTAAAAAGACAGTGTATATCAGTGCTCTGTAAACAGAGAAGAGTCTCCAGAGAACATGGACACCCCTGTGTCCCCCACCCAACCTGTACCCATGATCCATCTATCTGCCACTTGGGTGAAAGGGTCAGTTTGAGAGGCAGCAATTTCCAGGATCACAAAAAAGCTCTGAGAACAGGAGACAGGGAAACACCATGGATCAGTCAGATGACCCCGCAGGGACCAGGATTTGCTTCCTTAAGACACCTGCCACCCCGTCGGGAGTGACTGCTACCCTCCTTCTCTCTGTCAAAGCACTCTCTGGCCTGACATCGTCCTGCTCCTGGGTCTCCCCTGGAATGTAGCCAAGCCTAGGCCAATGGCCCAGCCTCAGCCAAGCACATTCCCAGGCAGTAGACACAAGCCTAGTCCTGCCCAGGAAGTGTGAGTGCGTGGAGCCAGGAGGGCACGTGGGAGCCAGAAAATGTAGCCAGGGGCAGCGGGAGTGCACACGGCGACAGGTGTGCCCACAGCACCGAAGCCTGTCTGGCAGAACTCCTCTTCCTGGCCACACCAGGTGCTAGAGGGCTTCTGCACAAGATGCTCTGCTGGGAGAAGCCAGGGACCTGGTGCTCTCTACCACCCACCCTTCCCATTTGTCCACACCCTTGGCCCCTGGCCCAAGGCTCCTGTCTACCCAATCTGGTGCCACTTGGCACCTCAAACTTCATGCCAGTCTGAGCTAAGACTGGCAGGGAAGTCTACATTCCTGGACGCTGAGACAGTTCAGCTCGGGCAGGCCACAAGGGCATGGGGCATCCCAGGCCCCGTGGGTACCTTGGCAGGCCCCCCGCTGAGAAGCTCAGGAGCCTGTTGGGAGACCCTGGGCATTGCCACGGATCGGGGGCTAGCAGGCTGAGAAGCCCGTAGCAGACAACACAGTAGACAAAACGACCCACTTCTCTGGCACACCCACAGGCCCTCCCAGGCAGGCGGGCACCAACAATTCCAAAGGCTGATGGGTGGTTAGGAAAGGAGGGCGCCTTCCCTGCCAAGCCACCAATCAGAGGACCTGATCACAGAGTAATCATAACCGGAATAAATAATAGCCAGCCACACCATCCACCTAATTACAACCACAGCTATTTCAGAAAGAACCCTgccattcccctccccctcctttcagCCATTTAACAAGCTAATTAATGATGAGTTTGCAGGGTCTAGACAGACCCACTCAACCCTAggttgatggggggggggggggggcggggcagagcaAGAGCCTGACCACAAAGTCCAGactgggaaggaggtggggagtcTGGGTGGATTCCAGCCCATCAGTGCCAGGCCCACCCAAGGAGGCTGTGGGCACCTAGGGACCCTTGGCCCTGGCTCCTATAGCTGTGagttccctgccccctcctctgcccctcacccTCCTCCATACAAGGGGTGTGGCTATGCTGCCTCTGGGGCTATAAATAGGTGATGCCAGGCAGCAGGCTGGATCTGTATTAATAGAGCGGGCAGGAGGGCAGTGGGACTGATTGCAGCTCAGCTCCTGCCCAAATTAACTTTCTATTTGCACTCAGGGGCCCCAGGCATGGCCCCAGCTCTGGTCCCATACCCCAACAGCCTAGCCAGCCTATTTCGGGGAAGAAACCTCCTCTCTGCCCACTCCGGCCCCACACCTCCAAGGGTCAGCCCACTCAGGAAACCCGAGAACCCCTCCTCAGCCAGAAAAAGTTGCGTTTGTGCCCCCGCTCTGGAAAGGGGCTCAGGGCCCAGCTGTGTGCAGGTGGGTGGAGGAGCTGCAcatctggagggaaaaaaacaaaccgCGCAAAGGAGAGGGTGGATCCTATCTCTGAGAGACGCGGCGGGgaaacactacacacacacacacacacacatacacacactctctctctcatcctggctcacacacagacacactcggAAACACAGAGACATAGATATAGGCAGACAGGCTCACACACTCAGAGCAACAGTCACTGCCCTGCTGGCCACACAAATAGAATGAACTGGCCCAAAGGAGGCTGGGGtgaaaggaaggtgggaggagggggcttgGCTCCTTCCAACCTGAGACCCCTCTTAGCCATAACACAGGCTCCCCTCCTCCTAACCAAGGTCCCACCGAGGGGACTGCCCAGGGCTGGGAAAGATGAAGTCTGCCCCGCTGAGGAGTGGCCCCGAGCCCAGACGCCCCACTTAGATATGTTCAGGGCTCACACGCACGATCCAGTCTCACAGTCTCAAGCTCCCAAAGTGGGGCCGGGACCCGATCCCCCTCCTCGCgcgtctccccaccccctccacgccCCTCCCAGCCCGAGCTGCTCCGCGCCCGGCTGGGGGCTGCGGCCGCCGGGGGCGGAGGACTCACCACCGAATCCGGACCTCCGGACCGCTTGCCCCCGCTAGCCCCCGCTAGCTCGGGCCCTCCAGGTCCCCGGCCCGCCCCGGGCCTTTGAGGGGGCGGGCCGACCTCCCGCGCCGCCGGCCCGGCTCGGAGCGGCGAGCGGCGAGGCAGCGAGCAGCCACCAATGCCCGGGGAGGGGCGGGCCGGCCACCGGCGGCGGGGGaagggagccagggagggagggacaaaggagaggaggaggggaagaggaagtgatggaggagaggagaggagaggggagcaggATGGAgaaggcggggcggggcggggcgggacggGGGGATGCGAGCTGGGAGCCAGCTCGGGATTCCGGACCCCGGGTTAGGAGTACAAGTGGGGCTGGGAGGAAAGGTTCCAGGGAGatgacagagagaaggagaggtgaGAGGTAGATACAG
The genomic region above belongs to Hippopotamus amphibius kiboko isolate mHipAmp2 chromosome 9, mHipAmp2.hap2, whole genome shotgun sequence and contains:
- the PHLDB1 gene encoding pleckstrin homology-like domain family B member 1 isoform X12, whose product is MLCLGQSTFLRFNHPAEAKWMKSMIPAGGRAPGTPYGPGPESESLVNGNHTPQPATRGPSACGSHSSLVSSIEKDLQEIMDSLVLEEPGAAGKKAAATSPLSPMANGGRYLLSPPTSPGAMSVGSSYENTSPAFSPLSSPASSGSCASHSPSGQEPAPSMPPLVPARSSSYHLALQPPQSRPSGARPSESPRLGRKGGHERPPSPGLRGLLTDSPAATVLAEARRATESPRPGGQLPVVAISLSEYPASGARGQPTGIPGSPKFQPPVPAPRNKMGTLQDRPPSPFREPPGTERVLTTSPSRQLVGRTFSDGPATRTLQPPESPRLGRRGLDSMRELPPLSPSLSRRALAPMPARTTPDPKLTREVAESPRPRRWAAHGAPPEDFSLTLGARGRRTRSPSPTLGESLAPRKGSFSGRLSPAYSLGSLTGASPRQSPRAQRKLSSGDLRVPVTRERKNSITEISDNEDDLLEYHRRQRQERLREQEMERLERQRLETILNLCAEYSRADGGPEAGELPSIGEAAAALALAGRRPSRGLAGGIGASGRSNEEPGGTTQRLWESVERSDEENLKEECSSTESTQQEHEDAPSAKLQGEVLALEEERAQVLGRVEQLKVRVKELEQQLQESAREAEMERALLQGEREAERALLQKEQKAVDQLQEKLVTLETGIQKERDKERAELAAGRRHLEARQALYAELQTQLDNCPESVREQLQEQLRREAEALESETKLFEDLEFQQLERESRVEEERELAGQGLLRSKAELLRSIAKRKERLVVLDSQAGQIRSQAVQESERLARDKNASLQLLQKEKEKLAMLERRYHSLTGGRPFPKTTSTLKEMEKLLLPAVDLEQWYQELMAGLGTDPAAASPRASPPPLPAKASRQLQVYRSKMDGEATSPLPRTRSGPLPSSSGSSSSSSQLSVATLGRSPSPKSTLLAQNGTSSLPRNLAATLQDIETKRQLALQQKVESLPAEPLPTDDPAGQQVIEEQRRRLAELKQKAAAEAQCQWDALHGAGPFPAGPSGFPPLMHHSILHHLPASRERGEEGEHAYDTLSLESSDSMDTSISTGGNSACSPDNMSSASGLGLDVGKIEEMEKMLKEAHAEKSRLMESREREMELRRQALEEERRRREQVERRLQSESARRQQLVEKEVKMREKQFSQARPLTRYLPIRKEDFDLKTHIESSGHGVDTCLHVVLSSKVCRGYLVKMGGKIKSWKKRWFVFDRLKRTLSYYVDKHETKLKGVIYFQAIEEVYYDHLRSAAKSPNPALTFCVKTHDRLYYMVAPSAEAMRIWMDVIVTGAEGYTQFMN